From Betta splendens chromosome 3, fBetSpl5.4, whole genome shotgun sequence, the proteins below share one genomic window:
- the tm2d3 gene encoding TM2 domain-containing protein 3 → MASICQIWRPDRGRCFKISGIVILLFLDLVLQCVNGYLSSPHIGQEPPYTRDAQHGPSITSPAVLPSSSVSPTDNENYTSKCPSGGLCSRLPADCIHCNYQYNCTYGKPANFLCHTKKGVHCIGDSGRQQSNFTLSVTCQFCWQLDPSQYRCSNSTNCMTVSCPRERYNATCDVLEHVHCLGKRRFSKRLFCNWTGGYKWSTTLALSITLGGFGADRFYLGQWREGLGKLFSFGGLGIWTLIDVLLIGVGYVGPADGSLYI, encoded by the exons ATGGCTTCTATTTGTCAGATATGGAGACCTGATCGAGGACGTTGTTTCAAAATCTCTGGAATTGTCATTTTATTGTTCCTGGACCTGGTACTACAGTGCGTGAATG GGTATTTGAGCTCTCCTCATATCGGCCAGGAGCCTCCGTACACAAGAGATGCCCAGCATGGACCTTCCATCACTAGCCCAGCGGTCCTGCCTTCATCCTCAG TGTCTCCTACAGATAATGAGAACTACACCTCAAAGTGTCCCAGTGGGGGGTTGTGTAGTCGCCTGCCAGCTGATTGTATTCACTGCAATTATCAATACAACTGCACCTATGGGAAACCAGCAAATTTTCTTTGCCACACAAAAAAAGGAGTTCACTGCATC GGAGATTCAGGACGACAACAATCTAACTTCACCTTGTCCGTCACCTGTCAGTTCTGCTGGCAGCTTGATCCATCTCAATACCGCTGCTCAAACTCCACCAACTGCATGACAGTGTCCTGCCCACGCGAGCGctacaatgccacttgtgatgTGTTGGAGCATGTACATTGTTTAG GTAAAAGACGTTTTTCTAAACGATTATTTTGCAACTGGACTGGAGGATACAAATGGTCAACAACATTAGCACTCAG CATTACACTTGGTGGTTTTGGAGCAGATCGGTTTTACCTGGGCCAGTGGAGAGAAGGTCTGGGCAAACTGTTCAGCTTCGGAGGCCTGGGTATTTGGACTCTGATAGACGTTCTTCTGATAGGGGTTGGTTATGTGGGGCCTGCGGATGGTTCGCTCTACATCTAA